The following proteins are encoded in a genomic region of Acidobacteriota bacterium:
- the rplK gene encoding 50S ribosomal protein L11 produces MAKKIEGYIKLQIPAGKANPAPPIGPALGQHGVNIMEFCKAFNAKTQNDDPDMKIPVVITVYGDRSFTFETKTPPAADLLRKASGIAKGSGKANREKVGSISKAKIEEIAKLKMVDLNTSDLAAAMRTIEGTAKSMGLTID; encoded by the coding sequence ATGGCAAAGAAGATAGAAGGTTATATTAAGTTGCAGATCCCGGCCGGTAAGGCCAATCCGGCGCCGCCGATCGGCCCGGCTTTGGGTCAGCATGGCGTCAACATCATGGAGTTTTGCAAGGCGTTCAACGCCAAAACGCAGAACGACGATCCGGATATGAAAATCCCGGTCGTGATTACGGTTTACGGCGATCGTTCGTTTACATTCGAAACGAAAACTCCGCCTGCTGCCGATCTATTGAGAAAGGCTTCGGGAATCGCTAAAGGTTCGGGTAAAGCCAATCGCGAAAAAGTTGGTTCGATCTCGAAAGCTAAGATCGAGGAGATCGCGAAGTTGAAAATGGTCGATCTGAATACGTCAGACCTTGCAGCCGCAATGCGGACGATCGAAGGAACGGCAAAATCGATGGGCTTGACCATAGATTAA